The region GTAAAAACAATGGCAAAACTATAGCAGTTTTACCGTTTGAAACAAATAAAAAAGATACAACCAACATAGTCGTATTAGAAAAGCTTACCCACGAATTGGTAAAATCAGGAACCTACCAAGTAATCGAAAGAAGTAAAATAGATAGTGTGCTAAAGGAACAATCTCTTTTGTTATCCGGAATTATTTCTGAAGATGTATCAATAAAAATTGGAAAACTTTTATCTGCTGATGGAGTAGTAGTCGGATCTATCATAGAAGAAAATCAATACACTACAATCATAACACGAATCGTTGATACGGAGAGTGGAAAAATTTGGAGTTCAAGTAGGGTTTCCTATTTAACCACAACAGTTCCTCAAAAAAAATTAGAGAACGGAAATAAATCATTTGCGGATAATGATCATAAGCCAATCATATCAAGTGAAAAACCGAAAGTTGAAATTAAAGACTTTCAACTTTTAAAAAATGGAAAATTTGGACGATTTATTGGACTTTTAAAAAATGAAAGTAATTCAGTTATTTCTGGGAGCAAACTCTATATTAACCTTAAAGATAAAAATAATAATTTTATAGATACCACAATTTGTTTTACAGAAAAACCTGCTGAGTCAAATGAAGAAGTTCCATTTAGTTGTATTTTGGCAGATTTCCCAAGTGATTACAAAAAACATGAAATTTTATTTGAACCAGAATCTAAATTCTATGGAAATTATACGAAATTTAAAATCATCTCCGAAAATTTTAAAGAGTCAACTGGTGGATTAGATGGATATACCTTAACAGGAGTTTTAAAAAATGATACAGAATCAATTATCACTTATCCTAAAATTATCCTAAGCTTATTCGATCAAAATAAAAAATTTCTGGGTTCCGCAATCGGTTTCGGAAATCAGAAAAAACTTTCGCCCAACGAAACAACTTCCTTTAAAGTAAATGCCTACTCTTATTCGCTCGGAGGAAAACCACAAAGTTATAAGATTCAAACATATGCACTAACGTCATCAATTATTCATTAGAAATCTGGATAATCCCATATACTTTCGTATGAGTCATATAATTCAGCATGTTCTAAAAACTTTTTATAAAATTCGTGGTTCCCTATCGTAGAACTATCACCAATGACGACTAATCTTAGTTTGGCGCGAGTCATTGCCACATTCATTCGCCTTGTATCTGAAAGAAATCCTACCTCCCCTACTTCATTCGATCGGACAAGGCTAATATAGATTATATCCATTTCTCTACCTTGAAATGAGTCAATGGTTGAAATCTCAATATTGTAAATGCTCGCCAATTTCGTTTCTTCCAATAAATCTCTGAGAATAATAATCTGATCATTGTACGGAGATAATACTCCAATGGAAATTTTATTTCGAACTTCGGAATTCAAATTCCAATTTTCTAAACATAACTTTAAATGACTTATTAAAATTTCGGCTTCCCTTCGATTAGAAATACTCAATGTTTCCTCATTTAACTTTTCTTCAGAATCTGATCCGGCTGTATCTAGAAAACATAGGGGCGAAATTCTATCTATATATCCACAAACTTGATCTAATGTTTTTTTTTTTACTGATAAATCTGCTTTTAAATGATTAGAGTAAAACAATTCGTTTGAAAATTCCATAATTTCTTCATGCATTCGATATTGTGTATCTAACAAAATATAAGGAATTTTCATATTACTTGTATGAGTAATATCTTTACTTTGATTACTATTATTTTGCTCTGACCGAAATATAATTTTTTCAAATAAGGATACATCTAATTTGCCTCGAATACCTTCCGGAGACTTTACAACAGGAGGAAGTTGTTTATGATCCCCACAAAAAATAACTCGGTTCGCTCTCATAATTGCAATCCATGTCGCTGGTTCTAGTGCTTGAGTTGCTTCATCAATAAATACGGTCTTAAAATACATTTTACTCGCAGGAGAATTTGTAATTCCGACAAATGTAGAACAAATTGCCTCTGATTTATCTAAAATATCTTTCTGGATCGTAAATTCCAAATTACGGATAATTCCGAATAACTCTTTGGCTTCATTTTTAAGGGCTGTTCGTTCTTCTCTTTCAGCTTTACCAAAATTTCTTTTGAATTTAAATGCTTTTTTTTGTAATTGTAATGCTTCCTTTTTATATTGCAACATTGTATCGTAATCTGGATGTGAGTGCAATTTTGCTTCAAACGTAAAGGCTTCCGAATTTTCTGACACACGTGCTGGATTTCCAATTCGTAAAACATTCACTCCTAACTCAGATAATTTTTCTACGAGTAAATCAACTGCATTATTACTTGCCGCACAAACTAAAACTTGTTTTTCGTCTTTTACGGCTTCTTGTATTATCCTCACTAAGGTTGTAGTTTTACCTGTTCCAGGCGGGCCTTGTATTAAAGAAAAGTCACGAGTATTTAGTGCAAGCGAATAAGCCAGATTTTGTGAATCATTCAATTCTTTTACAATGGGATTTTTTTGAAGTTCGACAGAGGTTTCTTTATAACCGAGTAATATTTCTCGTAAATCTGCCAAACGATTATTACTAGCAGAAATAACTTTAGACAAAGCAAACTTCATTTCTTTATAACTTGTCTCGTTATAAAATAAGTCTACTCCCAATTTGCCTTCATCAAACCAATCTGGCATTTCCGATTCTGGAATCATCACGTACATTGTTTCGTCTTTAATTTTTCGAATTGTTCCAAATATACGGTATTCTTTTTTTTCATCCTTGGACAAACCTTCTTTGTTTGTAAAAATTGAAACTGTTTGTCCGGAATGGAATTTATGATTTTTTGCCTTTTCTGGATTCGTACGAATACTTAAGATTAATCGTTCCGAAGAAGTAACCTCTTCTAATTCGATTTGGACAGGGTACCAAGTTACGCCATTTTTCTGGCGTTCGGCTGGGCTAGTTTCGGAAAGTAAAGTTTCATATTCACTTCTTTCGTATTCCTGCTCCAATTCCAATAATTGGAGAGTATTTTCTAATTCTTCTATAGAGTTCAAAATTGTTATTCCTAACTCTAACTTGGTTTTTTGAAATAAAAAGTAAACCAAATTCTTTTTCCTTGAGTAAAAAGCGAACTCACTGTGAATTTCAGCAAAAAACGAATTCGATTCAAATGAATCATAACTGTATTCACAAATTCTAATAAAGGATTGCGTAATACTACCTTCTTTTAAAAAATAGATTCCATACTAGAGGATTATACTTATGAAATACTATTTAATCATTGCCATTCTTATTTTAAATCAATCATTTATATTTGCAGAAACTAAAGTTGAGTCACAGAACTTTCTTGAAGCAGCGACAAAAGGAGATTTTGCGTTAATTGAATCTGAACTTAAAAAAGGATTCGACATTAATACTAGTGATGAAAATGGAAACACCGCACTTCATATAGCGGCATTAAAGGCTAATTTAGAATTAACCAAATTCCTACTACAAAAAGGAGCTAATTTAAACCAGAAAGACGGAAACGGTGATTCACCATTAGCCAACGCTGCAGCCGTTGGAAGTTTGGAAGTAGTAAAACTTCTAATCGAAAAAGGATCTGAAGTAGATTCTAAAAATCAGACAGGATGGACTCCTCTTCGTTGGGCGTCTAATGAAGGTTATCTGCCAATTGTAAACTTTTTAATTGAGAAAGGAGCAGAAATTTATCCGCTCTATATGGCAGATAGGTATTTTTTAGAAGAAGCAAAAAATGGGAATCTCGATGGGATGCAAAAGTATTTAAATAAAGGTGCTAGTATAAATGCAGTAGACGAAGACGGAATAAGTGCCTTACTTTATGTTACTTCTAATTTAAGTCTTAATAACTCTGAAAAATATAAAACAGATGTATTTGAGTCAGTCAAATTTCTCGTAGAAAATGGTGGAGACTTAAATGAAAAAAGTCCCACTGGATTTACTCCATTATTGTATTCTATGCATAACAACCATATTCCGCTGATTCAATACTTAATCTCTCAAAATGCAAGTTTAGCGGATGTAGACTCAAATGGAGATACATGTCTCATACTTGCGTCAAGAATAGGAAATTTAAAACTAGCTCAATTTTTTCTAGAAAAAAAAGCAGATACAAATCTTAAAAATTATAGCGGAGAAACTGCGCTTCATGCATCCAGTAAAACAGGCCAACTAGAAATAGTAAAAACCCTTTTAAATTTAGGGGCGGATATCGATTCAGAGGATAACAATAAATTTACTCCTCTTTTGGTAGCAGCTCGGGCCGGACATGAAAGCGTGGTTAAACTTTTACTTTCATCTGGGGCAAATATAAACCATAAGGAAGAGAGAAATTATTCAGCACTTATGTTAGCAGCGGAAAATGGGCATTTGACCACTGTAAAAATTCTAACTGAGGCTGGAGCTGATAAAACAATTAAATCGACCTATTATCCTTACGGTGACGTTATTGCAATCGCAAAGAAAAAAAGTCAAACTAAAGTAGTAGAATATTTAGAGTCCACAAATTTAAACTCACTTAATAAATCTAATTCCCTTTCAAAAACAGATTTAAATGATCTTTTGAAAGTATTCTCTTTATTAAATGAACAAATCAAAGGGCGAAATAAGGATGGATTTACCGCTTTACATTGGGCATGCAAAAATGAAAATTTAGAACTCGTAAAATTTGTAATTTTACCAGAAAATCTAAACCAAAAAGATAAACAAGGTTTTACCCCACTTCACTACTCGATAAAATCTGGAAATTTAGAAATTACCAAATTTCTAATAGAAAAAGGAGCTGATAAAAATACTAAGAATAATAATGGTAAAACTCCAATTGATATCGCTCCTAAAAAAAGCAAACCTACTCTGATAAAAATTTTAAATACTACAAAACTAATTCCACTACAAAAATCGACTAAGAATATAAAAAGTGAATCAAACTCAAATGATAGTTTTAATCTGGAAGACGATGCGGAAGAAGAAAAAAATTCGGACGATTCGGAAGAATGAATGATTCGTGTATCCGCAGCAATTATTAACAAATACCAATTGCTCTCTACACAAATCATTCATCTCACTTACAAACTTGAGATAAAATAAACTCAATTTTACTTACTCACCTTACGCTATCGCTATTAATTCATTAAAAGTTTCTAATATACCCTTTGCCAAAAGTATTCTCAAGATTTTCCTTCTTTCCATAAATTACCAATTTTGCGTAAGATGAGTTACTTATCCTTTTTTCTTTTTATTTCCGGCTGGTTCTTCAATTACCAGTGATTCTTCCTTGCTGACCACAGTTTGCCCTTCTATCATTTCTATTGCATTTGGAATTAAAATACTAGATCCGATAGGCGGAATGATAACTAAATTTTTAAACCCAAGTTCTTTTTCTATTGGTAAATTACAGGATACAGTCGATGGACTAGAATATTTAACTGGCATTGGATCAGAATCAGAACCTTCTACCATAAGTTTCATTCCATCCACAAATCCAGCTCCGATTAAATGTAAATCAATACTCTGTTCTCGAATAGAAATTTTACGTGGAATAACTCGATTAACCGCAACTTTGTCTCCAAATACTTTTCCACCAATATAACCTGTTTGGCTGGAAACCAAAAGTCCGTGCAAAGTAGAAGGAATATCTGGCAAACCATTCAAAGTATTGTTTAGATATAAATTATACAAATACACGATTACTGCTACCACTGTGAAAAGTAATAACTGTAAACGGGTAATATCGATTACACCATTTTCCATAAACAAATCACTTAGTTTGGGAGGAGTATCGGAAATTGCATTTTTGGGATTCTTTTTATTTAAAAAATGAGACGCTATAAATCCAGAATAGCTAATACTCATTAGCCCCACTAAGGAAGGATTAAAATCTGGAATTTTTCCATTTTGAAGTAATATACCAAAAGCGATTGCAATATAAAAATAACTTCCAGTCAAAACTACTGTCCATGTAAATGCTTGAAAACGAGACAAACTATATGTATTCGTATTTTTATCTAAAAGCACATAGGGAATAAAGTTCCATTTACCAATCAATAAACTAATAAAACCTAAACCAATAACAGTAACAACAATTGCGAGTCCTATTACTTTTTTATTCCAATTTTTGGGAAGTATAGTAACTTTCATAAATGAGCTCGGACGACCATCTACAAAAACTTTTAACTTTATGCTCTTTCTAAAAAAAGCCTTTTCAGCAAGTTGTTTTAAATACGGAGTTGTTGGGATAATGAAATTCATATGTTGAACTCCATCGAGCGTACTTGAAATATAAAATGGAGAAGTTTTTGCACGCATCTGCATATATTCAATAGGTTGATATTCAGAAAACTCCAAATCTTCTGGCAAATCCATATCAATCGTACTATCATCGAGATCATAGAAATAAATATCAATTTTGTCTACATCAGAACCAAAATTTTTTCCTGACATCGTAATCGTATCCCCAATTACACCTCCCATTGGAGAAAGACCTGTGACTAACGGCTGTTTGTCTTCCTCATAATTTTCAGGCATCTCAAAGAATTCTTCATCTAACAAACGATCTTTATCTTCAGTAGAATCACCAATATAAAGTTTGACCTTAGTTCTACCTGATGGTATTTTATTGTAAACGTTTATGAAAAACTCTACTAAGTTTTTTCGTTCTTGGTACACAGAGCCTGGATAAATTTGGGTTTTCGTATTTCCTATTTCTATTCGAAATCTTTTCTCTTTTTTCCCTTTTAGGATTTCAATCATTTCATCTGGATCTAAACCTCGAATTGCCATACGATAGTCGCCTTTCGATAAATCCAGTGAGTCCACATATTCGATTGAATATTCAGACTTTGAACCTTCCTTTGATTGCGAATTTACGGCAATTGGCAAACAAAAAAGAAATATAGAAAATAATATTGTATATTTAAAATCTTTTATCACCAAATCGTCCCCCTATTTTTTTTCCTTTTCCTTTTTTGATTTTATCCTTTGAACTGTCATTCGAAGAATCCTTTTTTTCTTTAGATTCATCCTCTGTCGAATCTTCTGATTTTTTTGGGTCTTTTGTGTTTTTCGATTTTTGTGTAAGAACAAACCCATTTTCAGAAGTTTGGTCAACCGCTACTGCAAAAACAAAAATTGGGAATAATAAAATACTGATAACTAAAGTAATGATTCGTAAACTCATAATCGCTCCTTATTAAAAAAGTTTGCAATTATAATAAGTCTAAGTCAATGAATTTTCTATTTTCTAAGAAGTTTGCGAATCGCCTTTTGAAGTCCATCTATACTCAAAAAATACATGGGAACCAAATCCCAAATAGCTTCAATCGTTTCGTGGTGCCAATATCGTCGATCATCTGGATTCAACCAAACTGAATCTGGAAAATACTCTGTTAAATCTCTCAGTCGATCTAAGCCGGTTTTTAATTTTACTTCTGGTTGTTTGTGTTTTAAATACCCGTAACCGTAATAATCAAACATTCCTGTTTTATTAAAAAGTTCATATGGATGCATGGAAGCGTCGCCGACATAAATTACTTTTGTATCGGGACGAAATTTTTTAGTGAGTTTGGAAACAGAAACTTTTTTGGACAGACTCGCATCCGGAAACACACTATCGTAGATAATATTGTGAAAATAATAGTAGTGAAATTCTTTAAAGTGATTGAGTTGATGACTCGCACTAAATAATTTACTTACTCGAGCAGCATGTGGACTCATACTCCCACCTACATCCATAAGGAGTAAAAGTTTTAAATCATTTTTTCGAGATCTTTCATGAACTAATTCTAATTCGCCGCCATTATTACAGGTTTTATCAATGCTTTTTTGAATCGAAAATTCAAGCCTACCTTCTTTTTTAAGACTACGAAGTTTCTTTAAGGCAACTTTGATTTGGCGCACATTCAAAGTTTCATCCGTTCGATAATCCTTAAATCTCCTTTCATCAATTACGTCAAATGCTGTTTTACCGCTAGAATCTCCTCCGGCACGAACACCGTTTGGGTTAAATCCTGAATTCCCGAAGGCAGAAGTTCCCTTTGTTCCGACCCATTTATTTCCGCCATCGTGACGCTCTTTTTGTTCTTCCAGTCTTTTTTGTAGATTTTTTAGAACTTCTTCATACTCCAAATTGGTGGCGGCATTTTTTTGTTCTTCTGGAATTTCTCGTTCAATTGCTTTTTTGAGCCATTCATCGATAAGAGATTTCATCTCGTTATCCGCTCCTACTTGACCTTTAAAAACTTCTGCAAATATCAAATCAAAATCGTCGTAGTGTTTTACATCTTTTATAAGACAATTTCGGGAAATAGAATAAAATTCATTTACAGATAGTGAGCCATTTCGATCGGAAAAATAAGAAATTGCTTTTAATAAATCAATAAATTCCGCAGTAGAAACAGGAATTTTTCTATTTTTTAGTCTGTAAAAAAAATGAGTAAACATAGGAACCTAAGCAGAGTATTTTAAAATTTCATCCCCAATTGTATAAAACACACTATCATTTCCTAATAGTTGGGATAATCTAGAAAGTAATTCACGAGTTGGTTCAACCGAATAATGATTGTGTGCCCGAATCACTTTTTTGAGATTAGGATCTCCCGTAAGATGAAAAAATACAGAGGAATTTCCTTTAAATGCAGTGAGTATAGAATACAGATTATTAACCACTTGGTTATCACTAAAATCTTTTGGATTAATTTTGATATGAAGTGATTTTTCTAACTTTGCAACTAAATTGTCTTCATTTAAAATCTCTACATCATTAACTATGATTTGACCACGAAGTTCAGTTTCTCCAATTTCTACTTTTTGTAGTAATCCTTTAATGAAAACTGCTTGGTCTTCTTTCATAAACTCTTTGAATTTTACGAAAGTTCTAGGAAATACAGTACAATCAATGTCTCCTGTAAAATCTTCTAGTTTAAAATTCATAAACTCTTCATTTTTTTTGGTATATTTTACTTCTGGACTAGTAATGATACCGCATAATTCTACTTTTGCGCCAGAAGATACTCCATCAATTTTTTCAATGGTCAAAGAGGAAAGAGTCGAAAGTTTAGCTCTGTATTTATCGAGAGGATGACCAGATAGAAATAATCCGGAAACTAACTTTTCTCTTTTTAGTTTGTCGTCGAGTTCCCACTCTTCTGAATTTTTAGGAAGATTTAAAGAAAAATTTTCAGAGCTTGCACCCATAAAAAGATTTCCCTGTCCTTCTAATTTACGAGTTTGTTCTTTTGCCGCATAGTTAGAGATTGCGTCTACCGACTCAAAAAGACATTTGCGAGTATAACCAAACGAATCAAACGCACCAACCTGAATAAGTGCTTCTAGAACACGCTTATTTACACAATGTGTATCTATATTCAGTAAAAAGTCATTTAGTGTTTTAAAGCCTCCGGCCTTTTTTCTGGACTCAATTATACTATTAGCCGCAATTGAACCTACACCTTTTAACGCCGAAATCCCGAAACGAATTGTATTATCCGCTGGAATACTAAAACTTGCTTCTGATTCGGTAACATCTGGATTTAGAATTTTAATTCCCATTTCCCGAGCGTTGTTGACGAATTTTACAATTGCACTTGTGTCATTACCGTCAGACGCAAGAAGGGCAGTCATATACTCTGTCGGGTAATTCGCTTTAAAATACGCAGTCTGGTAGGTTACTAACGCATAAGCTACAGAATGCGATTTATTAAATCCGTATCCACCGAATTTTTCGAGTAAGTCAAATAAGTCAGACGCAAGTTTTCCATCTATTTTTTGAGCGATTGCACCGGCGACAAATTTTATTTTTAAGTCTGCCATTAGATCTAACTTTTTCTTTGCCATCGCTTTACGAAGAACATCGGATTCACCCATCGTAAATCCGCCAACGACACGCGAAATACTCATCACCTGCTCTTGGTATACCGCAACTCCGAATGTTTCCTTCAATATTGGCTCGCAGGATGGATGCGGATAGGCTACTTTTTGTTTGCCGCTCTTTCTATCTAAATAATCCTGCAACATCCCAGAGTCCATTGGACCGGGACGATACAATGCAATGAGGGCAACAATTTCCTCAAAGGTATTTACCTGTGACTTGGCAACTAGGTCAGTGATTCCATTCGACTCTAACTGGAATATACCTAGTGTATTCGCTTTTTTTAGTAAAGAGTAAGTCTTTGAATCGTCAATAGGCAGTTCATCGGGTACGATTTTGATTCCGTGGCGTTTTTCTACTAAGTGAACTGCATAATCAAGTGTAGTTAAGTTCTTGAGCCCTAAAATATCCATCTTGATTAAACCAACACTTTCTAGTTGGTCTTTATCGTATTGAGTAACAATAGCTCTACCAGGTTTTCCTTTTTCTGCGACTGTGGAAAGTGGTACAATTTCTTCTAGCGGATAAGGAGAAATTACCACACCTGCCGCATGTCGTCCCGGCTGACGGTAGTTACCTTCTAGTTTTTCGGCGATGTAAAATAACTTACGGTTTGTATCATTTTTTTCTTTGATTTGTTTTAAATCGTTGGAGACATCCACTGCTTCTGCGATAGAAATTCCCAATTTAGATGGAAATGCTTTTGAAATTTCATTAGATTCAGCGAAGCTAATATTGAGTACCCGCGCTACGTCTTTCAATGCAGCTTTTGCAGCTAGGCTTCCAAACGTAATGATCTGACCTACTTTGTCTTTGCCGTATTTTTCTTTGATGTAATTGATTACTTGGTCACGTTTTTCTACACAAAAGTCAGTATCCACGTCGGGCATATCTTTCCGGTCTGGATTTAAAAATCGTTCAAAAAGTAAATTATAACGAAGGGGGTCAATATTTGTTATCCCCAAAGCATAGGATACAATAGAACCAGCCGCAGATCCACGCCCCGGTCCAACTGGAATTCCGGAGTTTCGCGCAAAATCAATATAATCCTGTACGATTAAAAAATATCCAGCAAAGTGCATATTACGAATTGTATTTAATTCAAAGTCTACTCGGTCTTGGATTTCTTTTGTGACAACTGGGTATTTCTTTTTGATTCCATCGTCGACTAATTTTACTAAAAAGGAATCGGTATCATATCCTTCGGGAACTTTGAAATCAGGAAGTAGATTGTTTCCAAATTTGAAATTGAGATCGCATTTGTCCCGAATTTCAAGTGTATTGCGCATTGCTTCTGGAATTTCTGGAAATAGTTTTGCCATTTCAGCAGGATTTTTTACATAAAATTCTTGGTTAAAACCAAAACGCATTTCATCGTCGATTTTCTTTTGCATTCCAATTCGAAGCAAAATATCCTGAGCACTTTGGTCATCTTTGGTGAGGAAGTGGGAATCATTCGTAACAACAAGCGGAATTCCCGCTTTCTTGTAAAACTCGTAAGCTGCCTTCGCACAAATATCTTGCTCTTTGATACCGTGGTTTTGAATTTCTAAGTAAAAATCTTCTTTGCGGAAAATTTCATTTAGCTTATTGGCAAGGGCAAGTGCGGCTGTTTGATTTCCTTCGATGATCTTACGTTGCACCTCACCCGCAAGACAAGCCGTGAGACAAATCAGTCCCTCGCTATGGCGTTCTAGCAAATCGTAGTCGATACGAGCTTTTTTGTAAAAACCTTCCGTATACGACCGACTGGCAAGTTTGATGATGTTCTTGTAGCCAACTTGATTTTTCGCGAGCAAAATGATATGGTAGGCGTTTCCGTCAGGAATACTCTCCATTTCCTTTTCTTCCGAACGGTTGGCGGAAACGTAGAATTCACAGCCTATGATGGGTTTTACACCCTGTTTGATCGCTTCCTTATAGAATTCAATCGCCCCAAACATATTCCCATGGTCAGTGATCGCAACCGATGACATCCCTTGGGATTTGACGTATTTCATCAGTTCAGGTATGCGAATCGCACCATCCAGCATGGAATAAGTCGTATGTAAGTGTAAATGGGTAAAATCTTCTATCATAATGAGACATAATGGGACAAAATCCCAAAGGGTAATTTACACAAAAAGCAGAAATTGAATTAATTTCAATATAAAAAAGGGAAATGGAACATAATTTTTTACTGTTTCTGGGTAGCCAACTACCCACTTGATTTTTTGAATTCATTTTGTTTGATCAGCAATCGACGATCTATACTATCCACTAATACAAATAATTGAGAACGAGGGCGAGTAAATCCCATGTATAGAATCCTAGTTGTGTCGATGCCTTTGATACTTTCAATATCTATCATTATGACTATTGATTTTTCTAGTCCTTTGAATTTCCTTACAGATTCGAAAAGAATTCCATCTTGGTCATCGTGCTGATTTGTAATTTTATATGGACCTAAATTTTGCGAACCAGTTAAAATTGGACAGACACCGTTTTTTTGGAATCGGAAGTTAGAGTAAATGAAAGGATGGCAAGATGATAAGACGTAAGAATTTTAGCAATGAGTTTAAAGAGAAAATAGTGCTTGAATATACTTCAGGACAAAGCTCAGCAGCACAAATAGCACAGAGGGAAGTATAACATCGCAGACTGTTCGTGATTGGGGAAAGGCATTCAATAATAAAAAATTTCAGAGTATGAATTCAACAGAATTTTCACCAAGAAAGCGAGTAGCAGAATTAAAAATCACGGTTTGTATGGCAAATACTGAGAATGTGCAACGCCCAGAAGTAACTAAGCGGTTAGCGTAACCATGGTATGGGAAGACCTTATCAAAGCTGGTATCGTTGATCCCGCTAAAGTAGTTCGCTCTGCTCTTCAAAACGCTGCTTCTATCGGTGCAATGATCCTCACAACCGAAGTTACTATCACAGACAAACTTGAGAAAGACGGTGGTGCTGGTGGTGGAATGCCTGGTGGTATGGGCGGAATGGGTGGTATGGGAGGCATGGTGTAAGATCGTTTCAGGATTTGCCACAGAGGCACTGAGACACAGAGAAGAGCGGTTTATCTGCATTTTGTGCTCGAAGATTTATCTTGTGGCAATCCAGCCTTAGCCGCGAAGCCTCACTGGAGACAGTGGGGCTTTTTTTGTTTGTGGCTTTTCAGTCTTGAATTTTTTTTAGGTGACACTATTACCTACAGGAAATCATATACTTAGAACACATTTTTAGGTGTTCAATGCGCTATTATATGTATTATTCCAATGGAGGCAAAAGGAATGCAGAAATATTTAACCTGGAACCTTGAAGACAATAATGTAAAATGCGTTACTAAGATAAATATTTTTTAACAAAGATAAATTTATGCAATACACAAAAGAACAATTAACCGCAATTAATACCATCAATAAAAATCTTCAGATCATTGCTTGTGCAGGATCAGGAAAGACTCAGGTCATATCTAAAAGAATCGTGAATATATTAAAA is a window of Leptospiraceae bacterium DNA encoding:
- the dnaE gene encoding DNA polymerase III subunit alpha, whose translation is MEDFTHLHLHTTYSMLDGAIRIPELMKYVKSQGMSSVAITDHGNMFGAIEFYKEAIKQGVKPIIGCEFYVSANRSEEKEMESIPDGNAYHIILLAKNQVGYKNIIKLASRSYTEGFYKKARIDYDLLERHSEGLICLTACLAGEVQRKIIEGNQTAALALANKLNEIFRKEDFYLEIQNHGIKEQDICAKAAYEFYKKAGIPLVVTNDSHFLTKDDQSAQDILLRIGMQKKIDDEMRFGFNQEFYVKNPAEMAKLFPEIPEAMRNTLEIRDKCDLNFKFGNNLLPDFKVPEGYDTDSFLVKLVDDGIKKKYPVVTKEIQDRVDFELNTIRNMHFAGYFLIVQDYIDFARNSGIPVGPGRGSAAGSIVSYALGITNIDPLRYNLLFERFLNPDRKDMPDVDTDFCVEKRDQVINYIKEKYGKDKVGQIITFGSLAAKAALKDVARVLNISFAESNEISKAFPSKLGISIAEAVDVSNDLKQIKEKNDTNRKLFYIAEKLEGNYRQPGRHAAGVVISPYPLEEIVPLSTVAEKGKPGRAIVTQYDKDQLESVGLIKMDILGLKNLTTLDYAVHLVEKRHGIKIVPDELPIDDSKTYSLLKKANTLGIFQLESNGITDLVAKSQVNTFEEIVALIALYRPGPMDSGMLQDYLDRKSGKQKVAYPHPSCEPILKETFGVAVYQEQVMSISRVVGGFTMGESDVLRKAMAKKKLDLMADLKIKFVAGAIAQKIDGKLASDLFDLLEKFGGYGFNKSHSVAYALVTYQTAYFKANYPTEYMTALLASDGNDTSAIVKFVNNAREMGIKILNPDVTESEASFSIPADNTIRFGISALKGVGSIAANSIIESRKKAGGFKTLNDFLLNIDTHCVNKRVLEALIQVGAFDSFGYTRKCLFESVDAISNYAAKEQTRKLEGQGNLFMGASSENFSLNLPKNSEEWELDDKLKREKLVSGLFLSGHPLDKYRAKLSTLSSLTIEKIDGVSSGAKVELCGIITSPEVKYTKKNEEFMNFKLEDFTGDIDCTVFPRTFVKFKEFMKEDQAVFIKGLLQKVEIGETELRGQIIVNDVEILNEDNLVAKLEKSLHIKINPKDFSDNQVVNNLYSILTAFKGNSSVFFHLTGDPNLKKVIRAHNHYSVEPTRELLSRLSQLLGNDSVFYTIGDEILKYSA